The following are encoded in a window of Primulina eburnea isolate SZY01 chromosome 4, ASM2296580v1, whole genome shotgun sequence genomic DNA:
- the LOC140829508 gene encoding guanine nucleotide-binding protein subunit gamma 2-like isoform X1 — MRFFVRKATKKSNFSPHLLILDEIELHRPNRKSELRSPVGAADTRGKHRVSAELKRLEQETRFLEEELEQLEKMEKASAACKEMLSNIERRPDPLLPVTNGPINPIWDRWFEGPQDSSGCRCRIL; from the exons ATGCGATTCTTTGTGAGAAAAGCGACAAAAAAGTCCAACTTTTCGCCACATTTGTTGATCCTGGACGAAATCGAACTTCATAGACCAAACCGAAAAA GTGAGCTTCGATCGCCTGTGGGAGCAGCGGATACGAGAGGGAAACACAGGGTTTCTGCTGAGTTGAAGAGACTTGAGCAAGAAACTCGATTCTTGGAG GAAGAATTGGAACAGCTCGAGAAAATGGAGAAAGCATCAGCTGCTTGTAAGGA GATGCTGAGTAATATCGAGAGAAGACCAGACCCTCTTCTTCCTGT AACGAATGGTCCGATAAATCCAATCTGGGATCGATGGTTTGAAGGGCCCCAAGATTCTTCTGGATGCAGGTGCCGGATACTATGA
- the LOC140829508 gene encoding guanine nucleotide-binding protein subunit gamma 2-like isoform X2, translating into MQTGSSGELRSPVGAADTRGKHRVSAELKRLEQETRFLEEELEQLEKMEKASAACKEMLSNIERRPDPLLPVTNGPINPIWDRWFEGPQDSSGCRCRIL; encoded by the exons ATGCAAACTGGGAGTTCAGGTGAGCTTCGATCGCCTGTGGGAGCAGCGGATACGAGAGGGAAACACAGGGTTTCTGCTGAGTTGAAGAGACTTGAGCAAGAAACTCGATTCTTGGAG GAAGAATTGGAACAGCTCGAGAAAATGGAGAAAGCATCAGCTGCTTGTAAGGA GATGCTGAGTAATATCGAGAGAAGACCAGACCCTCTTCTTCCTGT AACGAATGGTCCGATAAATCCAATCTGGGATCGATGGTTTGAAGGGCCCCAAGATTCTTCTGGATGCAGGTGCCGGATACTATGA
- the LOC140830007 gene encoding calmodulin-1-like, with translation MADAVLNEEQIVEFKEAFSLFDKDGDGCITIEELATVIRSLDQNPSEEELQDMINEVDSDGNGTIEFAEFLTLMAKKVKDTDSEVELKEAFKVFDKDQNGYISATELRHVMINLGEKLSDDEVEQMIREADLDGDGQVNYDEFVKMMMTIG, from the exons ATGGCGGATGCAGTACTTaacgaagaacagattgttgaGTTCAAAGAAGCCTTCAGTCTATTTGACAAAGATGGTGATG GTTGTATTACCATTGAAGAATTGGCAACAGTGATAAGATCTTTGGATCAGAACCCAAGTGAGGAGGAGCTTCAAGATATGATTAATGAAGTTGATTCTGACGGGAATGGCACCATCGAATTTGCTGAGTTCTTGACTCTCATGGCCAAGAAAGTCAAG GACACTGATTCGGAGGTGGAGCTCAAGGAAGCATTCAAAGTGTTCGACAAAGATCAAAATGGTTACATTTCTGCTACTGAG CTTCGTCATGTAATGATCAATTTAGGGGAAAAATTAAGCGATGATGAGGTTGAGCAGATGATTAGAGAAGCCGATTTGGATGGCGACGGACAAGTTAACTACGATGAatttgtgaagatgatgatgactATTGGTTGA
- the LOC140830008 gene encoding leucine-rich repeat extensin-like protein 6: protein MKIINPLAIFKFLSLVFLFSKPSLQASNYSTPLPNPRLFNAFLALQAWKHAITDDPKNFTSNWYGPDVCKYNGIFCAPAPDDPLVITVAGVDLNHGGISGSLPEELGQLTDLALFHLNSNRFKGTIPDSFRNLHLLYELDVSNNLLSGKFPSVVLCLPSLKFLDIRFNKFQGKVPPGLFDKKFDAIFINNNDFRFTLPKNIGNSTVSVLVLANNKLQGCLPSSIGKMAKTLNEIIISNAELVGCLPQEIGLLTKLTVFDVSSNKLVGSLPESIGNMKSLEQLNVAHNKLSGAIPESICSLPRLENFTFADNYFCTEPSSCRKIKAKDDSMNCIPYKPKQRSDEECRAFYSHPVACSAFGCASRPAPPPSPPPPSLPPPPPPYHY, encoded by the coding sequence ATGAAGATAATTAATCCATTAGCCATTTTCAAATTCCTCTCCCTTGTATTCCTCTTCTCGAAACCATCTCTGCAAGCATCAAACTATTCCACCCCACTTCCAAATCCTAGACTTTTCAATGCATTCTTAGCCCTCCAAGCCTGGAAACATGCCATCACAGATGATCCCAAGAACTTCACTTCAAACTGGTATGGCCCTGATGTTTGCAAATATAATGGAATTTTCTGCGCCCCGGCCCCCGATGATCCACTCGTAATCACGGTAGCTGGGGTCGATTTAAATCATGGTGGGATTTCAGGTTCATTGCCAGAAGAACTTGGCCAGTTAACTGATCTTGCTTTGTTCCATTTGAACTCGAACCGATTCAAAGGCACAATCCCAGATAGTTTTCGTAATCTCCATCTCTTATATGAACTTGATGTTAGTAATAATCTTCTGTCTGGAAAATTCCCTTCTGTCGTTCTTTGTCTGCCTTCGCTCAAATTCCTGGATATTCGATTTAACAAATTCCAGGGAAAGGTTCCACCAGGCTTATTTGACAAAAAATTCGACGCGATTTTCATAAACAACAATGATTTTCGGTTCACTCTTCCTAAAAACATCGGGAACTCAACAGTTTCTGTTTTAGTTCTTGCCAATAACAAGCTCCAGGGTTGCTTGCCTTCAAGTATAGGCAAAATGGCAAAAACCCTGAACGAAATTATCATCAGTAACGCTGAACTGGTAGGGTGCTTGCCTCAGGAAATCGGGCTTTTGACTAAATTGACAGTGTTTGATGTGAGTTCTAACAAGCTTGTCGGGAGTTTGCCGGAATCTATTGGCAACATGAAGTCCCTGGAACAGCTGAATGTTGCTCATAACAAGCTCTCCGGGGCGATTCCTGAGAGCATCTGTTCGTTGCCGAGGCTGGAGAATTTCACTTTTGCTGATAATTACTTCTGTACAGAGCCAAGTTCGTGTCGGAAAATCAAAGCTAAGGATGATTCCATGAATTGTATACCATACAAGCCTAAACAGCGTTCTGATGAAGAATGCCGTGCTTTTTATTCACATCCAGTTGCTTGTAGCGCTTTCGGCTGTGCGTCTCGGCCGGCTCCACCTCCATCACCGCCTCCGCCTTCtctgccgccgccgccgccgccgtaTCATTATTGA